In a genomic window of Labeo rohita strain BAU-BD-2019 chromosome 20, IGBB_LRoh.1.0, whole genome shotgun sequence:
- the rasl11b gene encoding ras-like protein family member 11B has product MRLIQNMSTIAEYPSAECPSNRVIKIAVIGGSGVGKTALVVRFLTKRFIGDYERNVGNLYNREVQIDGEQVAIQVQDTPGVEVNANGLSCTDQVSRSIQWADAVVMVYSVTDCRSFDLIGQLHQLVVRTHTDRSLPIIMVANKADLLHVRHVDAQEGPLLASALSCSFYEVSASEDYNQVHGAFHRLCVDLAKQQPQTPVNAASSGTEKKRSPLIPRPKSPNMQDLKRRFKQVLSAKVRTVTSV; this is encoded by the exons ATGCGTCTGATCCAAAACATGTCTACCATTGCGGAGTACCCAAGCGCTGAATGCCCGTCCAACCGGGTCATTAAGATCGCAGTCATCGGCGGCAGTGGAGTTGGGAAAACCG CGTTGGTGGTTCGTTTCCTCACTAAGCGGTTTATTGGTGACTACGAGAGAAACGTCG GCAACCTGTACAACAGAGAAGTGCAGATAGATGGAGAACAAGTGGCCATTCAAGTTCAAGACACACCTGGAGTTGAA gtgaaTGCTAATGGATTGAGCTGCACTGACCAGGTATCTCGCTCCATCCAGTGGGCGGACGCGGTCGTTATGGTCTATTCCGTCACCGACTGCCGAAGCTTTGATCTCATCGGCCAGCTCCACCAGCTTGTTGTCCGCACCCACACGGATAGGTCCTTGCCAATCATCATGGTGGCCAACAAAGCTGATCTCCTGCACGTAAGGCACGTAGATGCTCAAGAAGGTCCCCTGTTGGCCTCAGCGCTGAGCTGCTCCTTCTACGAGGTGTCCGCCAGTGAAGACTACAACCAGGTCCATGGTGCCTTCCACAGACTGTGTGTAGATCTGGCCAAGCAGCAGCCTCAGACCCCCGTCAATGCAGCTTCATCTGgaacagagaagaaaagatCTCCCCTCATCCCCCGCCCCAAATCCCCCAACATGCAGGACCTGAAGAGGCGCTTCAAACAGGTGCTCTCCGCCAAGGTCCGGACCGTCACTTCGGTGTGA